The following are encoded together in the Brassica napus cultivar Da-Ae chromosome A9, Da-Ae, whole genome shotgun sequence genome:
- the LOC111213734 gene encoding polygalacturonase At1g48100 translates to MIMRKNLRMGSITMIMLMAVLVWSITLETCIARRGRHWRHNHRSSSDLSDSLSSKKPKSHSHHHSSHNNNHNHHHKSKPKPKPKLKTPPKSDHNKSPVVSPPPKVQPPSLPPPKGSKVFNVMDFGAKGDGKCDDTKAFEAAWAAACKVEASMMIIPPEYTFLVGPISFSGPYCQANIVFQLDGTIIAPTDSKSWGKGLMWWIDFTKLKGIKVQGKGVIDGRGSGWWQQDYPFIDGETKLIVPLNNSVPMPIRREFDWKMPSIKPTALRFYGSVGVEVSGITIQNSPQCHLKFDNCVDVLVHDMAVSSPGDSPNTDGIHLQNTRDVLIHSSTLACGDDCISIQTGCSNVYIHNINCGPGHGISIGSLGKDSTKACVSNITVRDVAMHNTMTGVRIKTWQGGVGSVKGILFSNIQLNEVQLPIVIDQFYCDHTTCKNQTSAVAVEGVTYERIKGTYTVKPVHFACSDDFPCVDVQLSGIELKPVQERYHMYDPFCWQTFGELNSPTLPPIDCLQIGKPARNRVQSDHDVC, encoded by the exons ATGATAAtgagaaaaaatctaagaaTGGGAAGCATCACAATGATAATGCTAATGGCGGTTTTGGTCTGGTCCATTACTCTAGAGACCTGCATTGCTAGAAGAGGAAGACATTGGAGACATAACCACCGAAGCTCCTCTGACTTGTCTGATTCCTTGTCAAGCAAGAAACCAAAAAGCCACAGTCACCACCACAGCTCTCACAACAACAACCATAATCATCACCACAAGTCTAAACCTAAACCAAAGCCAAAGCTGAAAACGCCGCCAAAAAGTGACCACAATAAATCTCCGGTGGTTTCACCGCCACCAAAAGTCCAACCACCGTCTCTTCCGCCGCCAAAGGGATCCAAAGTTTTCAATGTGATGGATTTTGGCGCAAAGGGTGATGGCAAATGTGATGACACTAAG GCGTTTGAAGCGGCTTGGGCAGCAGCTTGCAAAGTGGAGGCATCTATGATGATCATACCACCTGAATACACTTTCCTTGTCGGTCCAATCTCATTCTCTGGTCCTTACTGTCAAGCTAACATTGTGTTTCAG CTTGATGGTACTATTATAGCTCCAACGGATTCAAAATCATGGGGAAAAGGGTTAATGTGGTGGATTGATTTCACAAAGCTGAAAGGAATCAAAGTACAAGGGAAAGGTGTTATTGATGGAAGAGGCTCAGGTTGGTGGCAACAAGATTACCCTTTCATTGATGGTGAAACCAAGCTCATTGTTCCCTTGAACAATTCTGTTCCGATGCCG ATAAGACGTGAGTTTGATTGGAAAATGCCAAGCATCAAACCAACG GCACTGAGATTCTACGGGAGTGTTGGCGTGGAAGTGTCTGGTATAACGATCCAAAACAGTCCTCAATGTCACCTCAAGTTCGATAACTGCGTCGACGTTTTGGTACATGACATGGCCGTCTCTTCACCTGGTGATAGTCCAAACACCGATGGGATTCACCTCCAGAACACCAGAGATGTCCTCATTCACAGCTCAACACTCGCTTGCG gAGATGATTGTATCTCGATCCAAACAGGTTGCTCAAATGTATATATCCACAACATAAACTGTGGACCAGGTCACGGCATCAGCATCGGTAGTCTTGGCAAAGACAGCACAAAAGCCTGCGTCTCAAACATAACAGTACGAGACGTGGCGATGCACAACACGATGACAGGCGTCAGGATCAAGACATGGCAAGGAGGAGTAGGATCAGTGAAAGGGATACTCTTCTCAAACATTCAACTCAACGAAGTCCAGCTTCCGATAGTGATAGACCAATTCTACTGTGACCATACCACATGTAAGAACCAGACATCAGCTGTTGCGGTTGAAGGAGTGACTTACGAGAGGATAAAAGGGACTTATACTGTGAAACCGGTTCATTTCGCATGCAGTGATGACTTCCCTTGTGTAGATGTGCAGTTATCTGGAATTGAGCTTAAACCGGTTCAAGAACGGTATCATATGTATGATCCTTTTTGTTGGCAGACGTTTGGTGAGCTCAATAGTCCTACTCTTCCTCCTATTGATTGTTTACAGATTGGGAAGCCTGCTAGAAACAGAGTTCAGTCTGATCATGATGTATGTTGA
- the LOC111200424 gene encoding transcription factor bHLH90-like isoform X1: MMRGVERVKEVLRPLVDSRDWDFCVIWKLGDDPSRYTHTHSHIVFLVPCCSFGSQLFNCSLFRLIRRFIEWVGCCCSGSSYTEKNIKHEDVEEEEERQKMSSICRDEHNKHHIRSLACEALSRFPLFIPLYPGIHGEVVMSKSPKWLVNSSPGSKHDIFRTRVLVPVRDGLVELFSFTMKPVDESMVDLIISRCNAFFEPFPEQTLPCGEQAPCLMNNKEEDVVMQDMTKENFKSKNLHSERKRRERINQRIYALRAIVPVITKMNKNGTISDAVDYINELLVEKQKLEDELSGINEVECRAEEEAVIANPEAEKVSSKLNKNVNNEVNLEVHETGEGDFLIRVTQEHKRDGFKRLIEAVESCGLEIINVSFTRLDLTVMTILNVKANKDGITREDLRDLLFRMIITSVAGSVKHCT; the protein is encoded by the exons atgatGAGAGGTGTTGAGAGAGTGAAGGAGGTTCTTAGACCCTTGGTTGATTCCAGAGATTGGGACTTTTGTGTTATCTGGAAACTCGGTGATGATCCTTCTCggtacacacacacacactctcaCATTGTCTTTCTTGTTCCTTGTTGTTCATTTGGATCTCAGCTATTTAATTGTTCCTTATTCCGGTTAATCCGTAGGTTTATTGAGTGGGTGGGATGCTGCTGTAGTGGTAGTAGTTACACTGAGAAGAACATTAAGCATGAAgatgtggaagaagaagaagagagacaaaAGATGAGCTCTATTTGCAGAGATGAACACAACAAGCATCATATAAGAAGCTTAGCTTGTGAAGCTCTTTCTCGTTTTCCTCTCTTCATACCTCTCTATCCCGG GATTCATGGAGAAGTAGTCATGTCAAAATCTCCCAAATGGTTGGTTAATTCAAGTCCAGGATCAAAACATGATATATTCAGAACAAGGGTTCTTGTCCCTGTGCGTGATGGTCTAGTTGAGCTTTTCTCCTTCACAATg AAACCGGTTGATGAAAGCATGGTTGATCTAATCATATCACGTTGTAACGCCTTCTTTGAACCATTCCCTGAACAAACACTCCCATGTGGAGAACAAGCGCCGTGTTTGATGAACAACAAGGAAGAGGATGTGGTGATGCAAGACATGACAAAGGAAAACTTCAAATCAAAGAATCTTCATtcagagagaaaaagaagagagaggatTAATCAGAGAATCTATGCTCTTAGAGCCATAGTCCCTGTAATTACAAAG ATGAATAAAAATGGAACTATTAGTGATGCGGTTGATTACATCAATGAACTGCTAGTTGAGAAGCAGAAACTTGAAGATGAGCTGAGTGGAATCAACGAGGTGGAATGCAGAGCGGAGGAAGAAGCTGTAATAGCTAATCCAGAAGCTGAGAAAGTTTCCTCTAAACTCAACAAGAATGTGAACAACGAG GTGAATCTTGAAGTCCACGAGACTGGTGAGGGAGATTTCTTGATTCGTGTAACGCAGGAGCATAAACGAGATGGATTCAAGAGGTTGATAGAAGCTGTAGAGTCTTGTGGACTTGAGATCATCAATGTCAGTTTCACCAGACTCGATCTCACAGTCATGACCATTCTCAATGTCAAG GCGAATAAAGACGGAATTACACGTGAAGATCTGAGAGATTTGCTGTTCAGGATGATTATAACTTCAGTTGCAGGGTCTGTAAAACACTGTACATAA
- the LOC111200424 gene encoding transcription factor bHLH90-like isoform X3 encodes MMRGVERVKEVLRPLVDSRDWDFCVIWKLGDDPSRFIEWVGCCCSGSSYTEKNIKHEDVEEEEERQKMSSICRDEHNKHHIRSLACEALSRFPLFIPLYPGIHGEVVMSKSPKWLVNSSPGSKHDIFRTRVLVPVRDGLVELFSFTMKPVDESMVDLIISRCNAFFEPFPEQTLPCGEQAPCLMNNKEEDVVMQDMTKENFKSKNLHSERKRRERINQRIYALRAIVPVITKMNKNGTISDAVDYINELLVEKQKLEDELSGINEVECRAEEEAVIANPEAEKVSSKLNKNVNNEVNLEVHETGEGDFLIRVTQEHKRDGFKRLIEAVESCGLEIINVSFTRLDLTVMTILNVKANKDGITREDLRDLLFRMIITSVAGSVKHCT; translated from the exons atgatGAGAGGTGTTGAGAGAGTGAAGGAGGTTCTTAGACCCTTGGTTGATTCCAGAGATTGGGACTTTTGTGTTATCTGGAAACTCGGTGATGATCCTTCTCg GTTTATTGAGTGGGTGGGATGCTGCTGTAGTGGTAGTAGTTACACTGAGAAGAACATTAAGCATGAAgatgtggaagaagaagaagagagacaaaAGATGAGCTCTATTTGCAGAGATGAACACAACAAGCATCATATAAGAAGCTTAGCTTGTGAAGCTCTTTCTCGTTTTCCTCTCTTCATACCTCTCTATCCCGG GATTCATGGAGAAGTAGTCATGTCAAAATCTCCCAAATGGTTGGTTAATTCAAGTCCAGGATCAAAACATGATATATTCAGAACAAGGGTTCTTGTCCCTGTGCGTGATGGTCTAGTTGAGCTTTTCTCCTTCACAATg AAACCGGTTGATGAAAGCATGGTTGATCTAATCATATCACGTTGTAACGCCTTCTTTGAACCATTCCCTGAACAAACACTCCCATGTGGAGAACAAGCGCCGTGTTTGATGAACAACAAGGAAGAGGATGTGGTGATGCAAGACATGACAAAGGAAAACTTCAAATCAAAGAATCTTCATtcagagagaaaaagaagagagaggatTAATCAGAGAATCTATGCTCTTAGAGCCATAGTCCCTGTAATTACAAAG ATGAATAAAAATGGAACTATTAGTGATGCGGTTGATTACATCAATGAACTGCTAGTTGAGAAGCAGAAACTTGAAGATGAGCTGAGTGGAATCAACGAGGTGGAATGCAGAGCGGAGGAAGAAGCTGTAATAGCTAATCCAGAAGCTGAGAAAGTTTCCTCTAAACTCAACAAGAATGTGAACAACGAG GTGAATCTTGAAGTCCACGAGACTGGTGAGGGAGATTTCTTGATTCGTGTAACGCAGGAGCATAAACGAGATGGATTCAAGAGGTTGATAGAAGCTGTAGAGTCTTGTGGACTTGAGATCATCAATGTCAGTTTCACCAGACTCGATCTCACAGTCATGACCATTCTCAATGTCAAG GCGAATAAAGACGGAATTACACGTGAAGATCTGAGAGATTTGCTGTTCAGGATGATTATAACTTCAGTTGCAGGGTCTGTAAAACACTGTACATAA
- the LOC111200424 gene encoding transcription factor bHLH90-like isoform X2, giving the protein MMRGVERVKEVLRPLVDSRDWDFCVIWKLGDDPSRYTHTHSHIVFLVPCCSFGSQLFNCSLFRLIRRFIEWVGCCCSGSSYTEKNIKHEDVEEEEERQKMSSICRDEHNKHHIRSLACEALSRFPLFIPLYPGIHGEVVMSKSPKWLVNSSPGSKHDIFRTRVLVPVRDGLVELFSFTMKPVDESMVDLIISRCNAFFEPFPEQTLPCGEQAPCLMNNKEEDVVMQDMTKENFKSKNLHSERKRRERINQRIYALRAIVPVITKMNKNGTISDAVDYINELLVEKQKLEDELSGINEVECRAEEEAVIANPEAEKVSSKLNKNVNNEVNLEVHETGEGDFLIRVTQEHKRDGFKRLIEAVESCGLEIINVSFTRLDLTVMTILNVKVTLLHLIYTTQLTES; this is encoded by the exons atgatGAGAGGTGTTGAGAGAGTGAAGGAGGTTCTTAGACCCTTGGTTGATTCCAGAGATTGGGACTTTTGTGTTATCTGGAAACTCGGTGATGATCCTTCTCggtacacacacacacactctcaCATTGTCTTTCTTGTTCCTTGTTGTTCATTTGGATCTCAGCTATTTAATTGTTCCTTATTCCGGTTAATCCGTAGGTTTATTGAGTGGGTGGGATGCTGCTGTAGTGGTAGTAGTTACACTGAGAAGAACATTAAGCATGAAgatgtggaagaagaagaagagagacaaaAGATGAGCTCTATTTGCAGAGATGAACACAACAAGCATCATATAAGAAGCTTAGCTTGTGAAGCTCTTTCTCGTTTTCCTCTCTTCATACCTCTCTATCCCGG GATTCATGGAGAAGTAGTCATGTCAAAATCTCCCAAATGGTTGGTTAATTCAAGTCCAGGATCAAAACATGATATATTCAGAACAAGGGTTCTTGTCCCTGTGCGTGATGGTCTAGTTGAGCTTTTCTCCTTCACAATg AAACCGGTTGATGAAAGCATGGTTGATCTAATCATATCACGTTGTAACGCCTTCTTTGAACCATTCCCTGAACAAACACTCCCATGTGGAGAACAAGCGCCGTGTTTGATGAACAACAAGGAAGAGGATGTGGTGATGCAAGACATGACAAAGGAAAACTTCAAATCAAAGAATCTTCATtcagagagaaaaagaagagagaggatTAATCAGAGAATCTATGCTCTTAGAGCCATAGTCCCTGTAATTACAAAG ATGAATAAAAATGGAACTATTAGTGATGCGGTTGATTACATCAATGAACTGCTAGTTGAGAAGCAGAAACTTGAAGATGAGCTGAGTGGAATCAACGAGGTGGAATGCAGAGCGGAGGAAGAAGCTGTAATAGCTAATCCAGAAGCTGAGAAAGTTTCCTCTAAACTCAACAAGAATGTGAACAACGAG GTGAATCTTGAAGTCCACGAGACTGGTGAGGGAGATTTCTTGATTCGTGTAACGCAGGAGCATAAACGAGATGGATTCAAGAGGTTGATAGAAGCTGTAGAGTCTTGTGGACTTGAGATCATCAATGTCAGTTTCACCAGACTCGATCTCACAGTCATGACCATTCTCAATGTCAAGGTAACTTTATTACATCTCATTTACACTACTCAACTCACAGAGTCTTGA
- the BNAA09G48050D gene encoding uncharacterized protein At4g28440 translates to MAEATPALRKPVFTKVNELRPGTNGHSLNVKVISTKTVMQRGGGRPSGPQARQMRIAECLVGDETGIIIFTARNDQVDLMKEGKVVTLRNAKIDMYKGSMRLAVDRWGRVEVAEEATDITVKEDNNLSLIEYELVSVEA, encoded by the exons atGGCTGAGGCAACACCTGCTTTGAGGAAGCCTGTGTTCACCAAAGTTAATGAGCTGAGGCCAGGAACCAATGGTCACTCACTGAACGTGAAAGTTATCAGCACGAAGACGGTGATGCAGAGAGGAGGAGGTCGTCCTAGTGGTCCTCAGGCTCGTCAGATGCGGATTGCTGAATGTCTTGTTGGTGATGAGACTGGTATCATTATCTTTACTGCCCGAAACGATCAAG tggATTTGATGAAAGAAGGCAAGGTGGTGACACTGCGCAATGCAAAGATTGACATGTACAAGGGATCTATGAGGCTTGCAGTTGATAGATGGGGCCGTGTTGAAGTGGCAGAGGAGGCCACAGACATCACTGTCAAGGAAGATAACAATCTTTCTCTCATCGAGTATGAGCTTGTGAGCGTGGAAGCTTGA
- the LOC106419885 gene encoding transcription factor bHLH167-like codes for MSPREQRNLREKERRTRMKDLFIILSSHVSPTHRLPVPQLIDQATSYMIQLKEKVNYLREKKMSLLGEMGNYSERSSSLLPKLSIYSRDSTIEMNLIMDLNMKRVMLHELVSVFEEEGAQVMNANLQNLNDRMIIYTIVGQAIICRIGIDPSRIEERVRDLIF; via the exons ATGTCGCCGAGGGAACAACGAAACCTCAGAGAGAAAGAGCGACGAACGCGCATGAAAGATCTCTTCATTATACTCTCTTCTCATGTTTCTCCCACTCATAGG TTACCAGTACCTCAACTTATAGATCAAGCGACATCATACATGATCCAATTGAAAGAAAAGGTAAATTATCTGAGGGAGAAGAAAATGAGTTTGTTAGGAGAAATGGGGAATTACTCTGAACGGTCATCGTCTCTTCTGCCGAAACTCAGTATATATTCGAGGGACTCGACCATAGAAATGAATCTGATTATGGATCTGAACATGAAAAGAGTAATGTTACACGAGCTTGTAAGCGTTTTTGAAGAAGAGGGAGCCCAAGTTATGAATGCTAATCTTCAGAACTTGAATGATAGGATGATCATTTATACAATCGTAGGCCAG GCTATCATATGTCGGATCGGAATTGATCCATCAAGGATAGAAGAGAGAGTAAGGGATCTCATCTTTTGA
- the LOC106419883 gene encoding 4-substituted benzoates-glutamate ligase GH3.12-like, with the protein MVGVSVLQTSKIANMSLGCDLSVLEELTSNAKLIQDDVLTKILKANANTEYLSRFLEGSSDKELFKKNVPVVSYEDVKPYIDRVANGEPSDIISGEPITTFNRSSGTSSGNQKIYPTNNIYFENLLFGYALSSVVMSKHVDGYKQGKMMIFRFTHKISTTPCGLPIAPALTSFTKSKYYSSMAKNSTSPYEVALCPDPEQSMYCQLLCGLVQRDEVVSVGTTFPSVLVQIVHFLENYWKELSSNIRSGHVSDWITDLSCRDSVSIILREPNAELADLIEKECGQESWQGIITRLWPKTKCIETIVTGIMSQHIPALDYYSNKLPLVSKVYASSEAFYGLNLNPLSKPQHVSYTFLPNMSYFEFIRVDADGEDTSEIVDLVDVTLGHYYEPLVTNYSGLHRCKVGDILQVTGFYNNTPQFRFVRRKSTVLCVDVEPTTEEDISKALARATVVLESSDLILTGFTCYGDISTVPGHYVFYVELKAKVNNGTTVIQLDNKVLVEYCCVMEESLSGIYRRLRGDEGSIGALEIRVVQQGTFDSLMEFFLSRGSSISQYKTPICIKSTEALKLLEDKVLARFFSDRSPTL; encoded by the exons ATGGTTGGTGTTAGTGTGTTACAGACATCTAAAATAGCAAATATGAGTCTAGGCTGTGATCTCTCTGTTCTAGAAGAGCTTACTTCAAATGCCAAGCTAATACAAGATGATGTATTGACCAAGATACTTAAAGCTAACGCAAACACAGAGTACCTCAGCCGTTTTCTCGAGGGAAGCTCTGACAAAGAGCTGTTTAAAAAGAACGTACCAGTGGTGAGCTATGAAGATGTTAAGCCTTATATCGATCGTGTGGCGAATGGAGAACCCTCGGACATCATTTCGGGAGAACCCATTACTACGTTTAACCGAAG CTCTGGAACTTCAAGTGGGAATCAAAAGATATATCCTACGAACAACATCTACTTTGAGAATCTGCTATTCGGCTATGCACTAAGCTCTGTCGTTATGTCCAA GCACGTAGATGGTTATAAGCAAGGAAAGATGATGATATTTAGGTTCACTCACAAGATATCAACAACTCCTTGTGGTTTGCCTATTGCTCCCGCGCTAACGAGCTTCACAAAGAGCAAATATTATTCGAGCATGGCAAAAAATAGTACAAGCCCATATGAGGTCGCACTGTGTCCGGATCCCGAACAGAGTATGTACTGTCAACTTCTATGTGGTCTTGTCCAGAGAGACGAGGTTGTAAGTGTCGGTACTACGTTCCCCTCTGTCTTGGTTCAAATAgtccattttcttgaaaattacTGGAAAGAGTTGTCTAGTAATATCCGATCTGGTCATGTCAGCGACTGGATCACCGACCTTAGTTGTAGAGATTCTGTCTCTATCATCCTTAGAGAACCAAATGCTGAATTGGCAGATTTAATCGAAAAAGAATGCGGACAAGAATCTTGGCAAGGTATCATTACAAGACTTTGGCCCAAAACCAAATGCATTGAAACTATTGTTACAGGAATTATGTCTCAACACATCCCAGCACTGGATTACTACTCTAATAAACTGCCTCTAGTTTCCAAAGTTTATGCATCCTCTGAAGCATTTTACGGGTTAAATTTGAATCCTCTAAGCAAACCACAACATGTGTCCTACACATTCCTACCCAACATGTCATATTTCGAGTTCATACGTGTTGATGCCGATGGAGAAGACACAAGCGAGATTGTTGATCTTGTGGATGTGACGTTAGGTCACTACTATGAGCCCTTGGTCACAAACTATTCCG gtttacACAGATGTAAAGTGGGAGATATTTTACAGGTCACTGGGTTTTACAATAACACACCACAATTCAGATTCGTACGTAGAAAGAGTACGGTTTTATGCGTCGATGTAGAGCCAACAACTGAAGAAGATATTTCAAAGGCGTTGGCTCGTGCAACAGTCGTTCTTGAATCTTCGGATTTGATTTTGACAGGCTTCACATGCTATGGTGACATCTCCACTGTACCGGGTCACTACGTCTTTTACGTGGAACTCAAAGCCAAAGTCAACAATGGCACCACCGTTATACAACTTGATAACAAGGTGTTGGTAGAGTATTGTTGTGTCATGGAGGAATCGTTGAgtggtatttataggagacttAGGGGAGATGAGGGATCAATTGGAGCTCTAGAGATAAGGGTTGTGCAACAAGGAACGTTTGATTCTCTCATGGAGTTTTTTCTCTCGCGAGGTTCTTCTATATCTCAATACAAGACACCTATTTGCATAAAGTCTACTGAGGCTTTAAAGCTTCTTGAAGACAAGGTTCTTGCTCGGTTCTTCAGCGACAGATCCCCTACTCTCTGA
- the LOC106419884 gene encoding 4-substituted benzoates-glutamate ligase GH3.12-like, whose translation MRLGSDLSVLEELTSNAKQIQDDVLNKILKANANTEYLSRFLEGSSDKELFKKNVPVVSYEDVKPYIDRVANGEPSDIISGEPITTFNRSSGTSSGNQKIYPANNIYFENTLFGFGLSSIVMSKHVDGYKQGKVMVFSFTHRISTTPCGLPIAPALTSFIKSKYYPGMAKNCTSPYEITLCPDPKQSKYCQLLCGLVQRNEVVGVGATFPSVLVRVINFLEKYWKELASNIRSGTVSDWINDLSCRDSVSTILGEPNAELADLIEHECSGQKSWQGIITRLWPKTKYIETIVTGTMSQHIPALDYYSNELPLVSKVYASSEAFFGINVNPLSKPQHVSYTFLPNMSYFEFIEVDDDGETTGEIVDLVNVKLGSYYEPLVTNFSGLHRCRVGDVLQVTGFYNNTPQFRFVRRKDSVLCVYVEPTTEEDISKALARATVVLESSDLILTGFTCYGDISAVPGHYVFYVELIAKVNNGTNVLQLDNKVLVEYCCVMEESLSSLYRRLRVKDGPIGPLEVRVVEQGTFDSLMEFFVTRGASITQYKTPMCINSAEALKVLEDKVLARFFSDKSPPI comes from the exons ATGCGTCTAGGCTCTGATCTCTCTGTTCTGGAAGAGCTAACTTCAAATGCAAAGCAAATACAAGATGATGTATTGAACAAGATACTCAAAGCTAACGCAAACACAGAGTATCTCAGCCGTTTTCTCGAGGGGAGCTCCGACAAAGAGCTGTTCAAGAAGAACGTACCAGTGGTGAGCTATGAAGATGTTAAGCCTTACATCGATCGTGTGGCAAACGGAGAACCCTCGGACATCATTTCTGGCGAACCCATTACTACGTTTAACCGAAG CTCTGGAACATCAAGTGGGAATCAAAAGATATATCCTGCGAACAACATCTACTTTGAGAATACGCTATTTGGCTTTGGACTAAGCTCTATCGTCATGTCCAA GCATGTAGATGGTTATAAGCAAGGAAAGGTGATGGTATTTAGTTTCACTCACCGGATATCCACAACTCCTTGTGGTTTGCCTATTGCTCCCGCGCTAACGAGCTTCATAAAGAGCAAATATTATCCGGGCATGGCAAAAAATTGTACAAGCCCGTACGAGATCACACTGTGTCCGGATCCCAAACAGAGTAAGTATTGTCAACTTCTATGTGGTCTTGTCCAGAGAAACGAGGTTGTAGGTGTGGGTGCTACGTTCCCCTCTGTCTTGGTTCGAGTAAtcaattttcttgaaaagtaCTGGAAAGAGTTGGCTAGTAATATCAGGTCTGGTACTGTCAGCGACTGGATCAACGACCTTAGTTGTAGGGACTCTGTCTCTACCATCCTTGGAGAACCAAATGCTGAATTGGCAGATCTAATTGAACACGAGTGCAGCGGACAAAAATCTTGGCAAGGTATAATTACAAGACTTTGGCCCAAAACCAAATATATTGAAACTATTGTTACAGGAACCATGTCTCAACACATCCCAGCATTGGATTACTACTCTAATGAACTACCTCTAGTTTCCAAAGtttatgcatcatctgaagcaTTTTTCGGGATAAATGTGAATCCTCTAAGCAAACCACAACATGTGTCCTACACATTCCTACCGAACATGTCATATTTTGAGTTCATAGAAGTTGATGACGATGGAGAAACCACCGGTGAGATTGTTGATCTAGTGAATGTGAAGTTAGGTTCCTACTATGAGCCCTTGGTCACAAACTTTTCCG GTTTACACAGATGTAGAGTGGGAGATGTTTTACAGGTCACTGGGTTTTACAATAACACACCACAATTCAGATTCGTACGTAGGAAAGATTCTGTCTTATGCGTCTATGTAGAGCCAACAACTGAAGAAGATATTTCAAAGGCGTTGGCTCGTGCAACAGTCGTTCTTGAATCTTCGGATTTGATTTTGACAGGCTTCACATGCTATGGTGACATCTCCGCTGTACCGGGTCACTACGTCTTTTACGTGGAACTCATAGCCAAAGTCAACAATGGCACCAACGTTCTACAACTTGATAACAAGGTGTTGGTGGAGTATTGTTGTGTCATGGAGGAATCATTGAGTAGTCTTTATAGGAGACTTAGGGTAAAAGATGGACCAATCGGTCCTCTAGAGGTAAGGGTTGTGGAACAAGGAACGTTTGATTCTCTCATGGAGTTTTTTGTCACCCGAGGTGCTTCTATAACTCAATACAAGACACCTATGTGCATAAACTCTGCCGAGGCTTTAAAGGTTCTTGAAGACAAGGTTCTTGCTCGGTTTTTCAGCGACAAATCCCCTCCTATCTGA